One region of Chryseobacterium muglaense genomic DNA includes:
- a CDS encoding DUF6705 family protein codes for MKNMLKIILIFIVTLFMFNCKAQDSVPNSGDNILDSNINKFVGTWYWADNGNSFKIILKKENILFTSANIRADVLIGFHQFIQNNSIIEDATQYSNTNYTDKKSTILGAGVKNEVNLITGSIRHLTKNKSVHFEIQYIVPTHIKLTELKNTPGIKVNLPGKPPYDRSISLPQDIILTKQ; via the coding sequence ATGAAAAATATGTTAAAAATAATACTAATATTTATTGTAACCTTATTTATGTTCAATTGTAAAGCTCAAGATTCTGTACCTAATTCTGGTGATAATATATTAGATAGTAATATTAATAAATTTGTAGGAACTTGGTATTGGGCAGATAACGGAAACAGCTTCAAAATTATATTAAAAAAAGAGAATATATTGTTTACATCGGCAAATATCAGAGCAGATGTTTTAATTGGCTTTCATCAATTCATTCAGAACAATAGTATCATAGAGGATGCTACACAATATTCAAATACAAATTATACAGATAAGAAAAGTACAATTCTTGGAGCGGGTGTAAAAAATGAGGTGAATTTAATTACTGGAAGTATACGTCATTTAACTAAAAATAAGAGTGTTCATTTTGAAATACAATATATAGTTCCAACACATATCAAATTAACTGAATTAAAAAATACTCCTGGGATAAAAGTTAACCTACCAGGTAAGCCTCCTTATGACCGATCAATTTCCTTACCTCAGGATATTATTTTAACGAAACAATAA
- a CDS encoding DUF6705 family protein, with translation MKKMFLILFSLVAIFASAQNNLPQPGDNILNTDMDKFIGTWKWKMGNDSFILILKKENIAIPFLENIRGDWGIGFHQYILNETIIEDSSSYSGTNYDDKKNTVTWTTDRNTNNPNILKGFIQHKTKGKSVEMTI, from the coding sequence ATGAAAAAAATGTTTTTAATACTATTTAGTCTTGTTGCAATCTTTGCATCTGCACAAAATAATTTACCCCAGCCTGGTGACAATATTTTAAATACTGATATGGATAAATTTATTGGTACTTGGAAATGGAAAATGGGAAATGATAGTTTTATCTTAATACTAAAAAAAGAAAATATTGCAATACCTTTTTTAGAAAATATTAGAGGAGATTGGGGGATTGGTTTTCATCAATATATATTAAACGAAACTATTATAGAAGATAGCTCGAGCTATTCAGGTACAAATTACGACGATAAAAAAAACACAGTTACATGGACAACGGATCGTAATACTAATAATCCAAATATTCTTAAAGGATTTATTCAACATAAAACAAAAGGAAAATCAGTTGAAATGACTATATAG
- a CDS encoding IS5 family transposase translates to MLGKIKPDLQQNLFKTRLTELINMEHPLVKLAHEISWEKMEQEFAKLFSEQGRPSVAIRKIAGMLLLKEMFKESDETVVERWVENAYWQYFTGEDFFQTQQPFDPSNFVHFRKRIGEKGLEFLLGQSVSLHPQAKTEDEVQIDTTVQEKNITFPTDLKLAKKVIDNCVKIAEKEGVIQRQSYKRVSKQLLRDAYFGHHPRRQKKAKMARKKLRTIGKRVLRELERKLPSTILKDYEDVFKIYLKALTQERNTKDKIYSLHEPQVACIAKGKSGKAYEFGTKVAVVRGRKTGVISSIKRFSGNPHDSKTLEESLAQSERVRKSVGGTRPNKASTDRGFRGIKLVEGTVILLPTKKEKTKYEQQVARLRFRARAAIEPCISHLKRNHSLGLNFLKGVAGDINNALLAGIGYNLKMRFNQIKEQITLWLEILLRTFLCKYNFQNEN, encoded by the coding sequence ATGTTAGGTAAAATAAAACCAGATTTACAGCAAAATTTATTCAAGACCAGACTTACGGAACTCATTAATATGGAGCATCCGTTGGTAAAATTGGCTCACGAAATCTCTTGGGAGAAAATGGAGCAAGAGTTTGCAAAACTGTTTTCAGAGCAAGGAAGACCCTCGGTTGCAATTCGTAAAATAGCAGGAATGCTTCTGCTTAAGGAAATGTTTAAAGAAAGCGACGAAACGGTTGTAGAAAGATGGGTGGAGAATGCGTATTGGCAATATTTTACGGGCGAAGATTTTTTTCAGACCCAGCAGCCTTTTGATCCGAGCAATTTTGTACACTTTAGAAAGAGAATTGGCGAGAAGGGGTTAGAATTCCTTTTAGGACAAAGCGTTTCTCTTCATCCGCAAGCCAAAACAGAAGATGAAGTTCAGATTGACACTACGGTTCAGGAGAAGAATATTACCTTTCCTACGGATTTAAAATTAGCAAAAAAAGTAATAGACAATTGCGTGAAAATAGCTGAAAAAGAAGGGGTAATTCAAAGGCAAAGTTATAAAAGAGTAAGCAAACAATTGTTGCGAGATGCTTATTTTGGGCACCATCCGAGAAGACAGAAGAAGGCAAAAATGGCAAGGAAGAAGCTCAGAACGATTGGCAAAAGAGTGCTTCGGGAATTGGAAAGAAAACTTCCTTCAACTATTTTGAAAGACTACGAAGACGTTTTTAAAATTTACCTCAAAGCACTCACCCAAGAACGTAATACGAAAGATAAAATTTACAGTTTGCACGAACCACAGGTTGCCTGTATTGCGAAAGGGAAATCGGGAAAGGCATACGAGTTTGGGACAAAAGTGGCGGTAGTGCGAGGTAGGAAAACAGGGGTCATCAGTTCCATAAAAAGATTTTCAGGCAATCCTCACGATAGCAAAACATTGGAAGAATCATTAGCACAAAGTGAGCGAGTCAGAAAATCCGTTGGAGGAACAAGACCTAATAAAGCGAGTACAGACCGAGGTTTTAGAGGAATAAAATTAGTAGAAGGAACGGTAATTTTGCTTCCCACAAAAAAAGAAAAAACAAAATATGAGCAACAAGTTGCAAGATTGAGATTCCGAGCAAGAGCAGCGATAGAGCCTTGTATCTCGCATTTGAAAAGAAACCACTCCTTAGGATTAAACTTCCTTAAAGGAGTAGCTGGAGATATTAATAATGCCTTATTAGCAGGCATCGGATACAATCTGAAGATGAGATTCAACCAAATCAAAGAGCAAATCACTCTTTGGCTCGAAATTCTTCTCCGAACTTTTTTATGCAAGTATAATTTTCAAAATGAAAACTAG
- a CDS encoding DUF6705 family protein, which produces MKNMLKIIPIFIVTLFMFNCKAQDSIPNPGDNILDNNINKFVGTWYWADNGNSFKIILKKENILFTSANIRADRLIGFHQFIQNNIIIEDATQYSNTNYTDKKSTILGAGVKNEANLISGSIRHLTKNKSVHFEIQYIDPTHIKLTELKNTPGIKVNLPGKPPYDRSISLPQDIILTKQ; this is translated from the coding sequence ATGAAAAATATGTTAAAAATAATACCAATATTTATTGTAACCTTATTTATGTTCAATTGCAAAGCTCAAGATTCTATACCTAATCCAGGTGATAATATATTAGATAATAATATCAATAAATTTGTAGGAACCTGGTATTGGGCAGATAACGGAAACAGCTTCAAAATTATATTAAAAAAAGAGAATATATTGTTTACATCGGCAAATATCAGAGCAGATAGACTTATTGGCTTTCATCAATTCATTCAGAACAATATTATCATAGAGGATGCTACACAATATTCAAATACAAATTATACAGATAAGAAAAGTACAATTCTTGGAGCGGGTGTAAAAAATGAAGCTAATTTAATTAGTGGTAGTATACGTCATTTAACTAAAAATAAGAGTGTTCATTTTGAAATACAATATATAGATCCAACACATATCAAATTAACTGAATTAAAAAATACTCCTGGGATAAAAGTTAACCTACCAGGTAAGCCTCCTTATGACCGATCAATTTCCTTACCTCAGGATATTATTTTAACAAAACAATAG
- the pyk gene encoding pyruvate kinase — protein MNKYLKKTKIIATLGPASSSKEVMLGLMRAGVDVFRINFSHADYDLVRSNIDIIRDLNKEYGYSVSILGDLQGPKLRVGVVKEGSYLNPGDILTFTNEKIEGDSTKVYMTYQQFPQDVNVGERILIDDGKLMLEVIETNKIDTVKAKTIQGGPLSSKKGVNLPNTNVSLPALTEKDIQDANFMLDMEVDWIALSFVRHAQDIIDLKELIKKHPNGKFKTPIIAKIEKPEGVKNIDEILLECDGLMVARGDLGVEVPMEEVPAIQKNLVERARFFSKPVIIATQMMETMINSLTPTRAEVNDVANSVLDGADAVMLSGETSVGRYPVQVVENMAKIVKNIEMTSFYQNKNEPLEKDYNCIDERFITNRVCLAAVRIAKSTNVAAIVTLTSSGYTAFQLSAHRPNSHIIVYSGNKRVITMLNLLWGVRAYYYDMNKPTDETIIQVNMLTHNHGYIETGDFVININATPSYEGGKTNTLRLTTI, from the coding sequence ATGAATAAGTATTTAAAGAAGACAAAAATTATTGCAACACTAGGGCCTGCTTCATCTTCGAAGGAGGTAATGTTAGGATTGATGAGAGCGGGTGTTGACGTTTTTAGAATAAACTTTTCTCATGCCGACTATGATTTAGTGCGTTCCAATATAGACATCATCAGAGACCTTAATAAAGAATATGGTTATTCGGTAAGTATTTTAGGAGATTTACAAGGTCCAAAACTAAGAGTGGGTGTTGTAAAAGAAGGTTCTTACCTTAATCCTGGAGATATTCTTACGTTTACCAATGAAAAAATTGAAGGAGATTCTACGAAAGTTTATATGACTTATCAGCAGTTTCCTCAGGATGTAAATGTTGGTGAAAGAATCCTTATTGATGACGGAAAACTAATGTTGGAGGTTATTGAAACCAACAAAATAGATACCGTAAAAGCAAAAACAATTCAAGGTGGACCTCTGAGTTCTAAAAAAGGAGTAAACCTACCGAATACCAATGTTTCTCTTCCTGCTTTGACAGAAAAAGATATTCAGGATGCCAATTTCATGTTGGATATGGAGGTTGACTGGATTGCTTTATCATTCGTTCGTCACGCTCAAGACATTATCGACCTGAAAGAGCTTATCAAAAAGCATCCAAACGGAAAATTTAAAACGCCGATCATTGCTAAAATTGAAAAACCAGAAGGTGTTAAAAATATCGACGAAATTCTATTGGAATGTGATGGTTTAATGGTTGCTCGTGGAGATTTGGGTGTAGAAGTTCCCATGGAAGAAGTTCCTGCTATTCAGAAAAACTTGGTTGAAAGAGCAAGATTCTTTTCAAAACCTGTAATCATTGCCACTCAAATGATGGAAACAATGATTAACAGCTTAACTCCTACAAGAGCTGAAGTAAATGATGTTGCCAACTCTGTATTAGACGGAGCTGATGCAGTGATGCTTTCAGGTGAAACTTCTGTAGGAAGATACCCTGTACAGGTTGTAGAAAATATGGCGAAGATTGTAAAGAATATCGAAATGACTTCTTTTTATCAGAACAAAAATGAGCCGCTGGAAAAAGATTACAATTGCATCGATGAACGTTTCATTACAAACAGAGTTTGTCTTGCAGCGGTAAGAATTGCAAAAAGCACTAACGTTGCAGCTATTGTAACGCTTACAAGTTCTGGTTATACAGCGTTCCAGTTATCAGCACACAGACCCAACTCTCATATCATTGTTTACAGTGGAAATAAGAGAGTAATCACGATGTTGAATTTACTTTGGGGTGTTCGTGCCTATTATTACGATATGAACAAACCTACTGATGAAACCATCATTCAGGTAAATATGTTGACACATAATCACGGATATATAGAAACCGGAGATTTTGTAATTAACATCAACGCAACGCCGTCTTACGAAGGTGGAAAAACAAATACTTTAAGATTAACGACAATTTAA
- a CDS encoding IPExxxVDY family protein: MEIQKLYDLDDIEFEDIAIALVRLVKHIPDHEFFFKVNQHNDLKFSRIKDLIYHGSHYDFHFPRFEAYHKYTKTYFTFISNKSSESNQKKIQTELFSEEENIKFLLINHPDVEYILHSSEQFPDFSVILLAENLAFPIQDYNLSSEEELYQIIQYYE, from the coding sequence TTGGAAATCCAAAAACTTTATGATCTTGATGATATAGAATTTGAAGATATTGCCATCGCTTTGGTAAGATTAGTAAAACATATACCTGATCACGAGTTTTTTTTTAAAGTCAATCAGCACAACGATTTAAAGTTTTCAAGAATTAAGGACCTCATCTATCATGGGTCTCATTATGATTTTCATTTTCCCAGGTTTGAAGCTTATCATAAGTATACCAAAACCTATTTTACATTCATTTCCAACAAATCTTCAGAAAGTAATCAAAAAAAAATACAAACTGAACTCTTCTCAGAAGAAGAAAACATTAAATTTTTATTAATTAATCATCCAGATGTAGAATATATTCTGCATAGTTCGGAACAGTTTCCTGATTTTTCCGTAATTTTGCTGGCTGAAAATCTTGCGTTTCCAATTCAAGATTACAATCTGAGTTCTGAAGAGGAGCTCTATCAAATAATACAGTATTATGAATAA
- the rnc gene encoding ribonuclease III yields the protein MELQKYFSKFLIKKRKRQLTERDYFLSTELNKILGIEVQNVNFYREAFSIKTSSKNQESNYERLEFLGDSVLGTIISCHLFQTYPKANEGYMTQMKSKIVNRKNLNKLGEDLKLTDLLQKNNHAVALGENISGNLFEALIGAVYLDFHYEICKKIVLDRLLTPTEINKLENKIVSYKGLLLEWSQKKKLNIKYETCEEIQVNKSVVFRCHVWLGSEKISNASETSKKKAEEKAAQRAFYILNKKENILGNPKTL from the coding sequence ATGGAGTTACAGAAATACTTTTCTAAATTCCTTATCAAAAAAAGAAAAAGACAACTTACGGAAAGAGACTATTTCCTGAGCACAGAACTAAATAAAATTTTAGGGATTGAGGTTCAAAATGTCAACTTTTACCGTGAGGCTTTTTCAATTAAAACTTCTTCTAAAAATCAGGAAAGCAATTACGAAAGGCTTGAATTTTTAGGAGATTCTGTTTTGGGTACAATTATTTCGTGCCATCTGTTTCAAACTTATCCTAAAGCTAATGAAGGATATATGACGCAGATGAAATCTAAAATTGTAAATAGGAAAAATCTCAACAAATTAGGGGAAGATTTAAAGCTTACCGATCTTTTACAAAAAAACAATCATGCTGTCGCTTTAGGAGAAAACATTTCAGGAAATCTCTTTGAAGCGTTAATTGGTGCTGTTTATTTAGATTTCCATTACGAAATTTGCAAAAAAATCGTTTTGGATAGACTTCTTACGCCAACAGAAATCAATAAGCTTGAAAATAAAATTGTAAGCTACAAAGGTCTTTTGCTGGAATGGAGCCAGAAAAAGAAACTCAATATAAAGTACGAAACTTGTGAAGAAATTCAGGTTAATAAATCAGTCGTCTTCCGATGTCATGTGTGGCTGGGAAGCGAAAAGATTTCGAATGCCTCAGAAACTTCAAAGAAGAAAGCAGAAGAAAAAGCTGCACAGAGAGCATTTTATATTTTAAATAAAAAAGAGAATATACTTGGAAATCCAAAAACTTTATGA
- the fabF gene encoding beta-ketoacyl-ACP synthase II, with protein MELKRVVVTGFGAITPVGNNANEYWESLVKGKSGAAPITLFDATNFKTKFACEVKNFNPLDHFDKKEAKKMDRNTQLGLVAAREAVSHSRIMEDNVDKNRVGVIWGSGIGGLETFETEVLGWANTDIPRFNPFFIPKMIADITPGHISIEYGFHGPNYTTVSACASSANALIDSKMLIQLGKADVIVCGGSEAAVTASGVGGFNAMMALSTRNDSPTTASRPFDKDRDGFVLGEGAGSIILEEYEHAVKRGATIYAELLGGGMSADAHHMTAPHPEGLGAYLVMKNCLEDAGLTTDEVDHINMHGTSTPLGDVAESNAISRLLGEHAFDIQINSTKSMTGHLLGAAGVIEAIAALGTIIHGIVPPTINHFTDDENIDSRLNFTFNEAVKKDVKVAMSNTFGFGGHNACVLFKKI; from the coding sequence ATGGAATTAAAAAGAGTAGTTGTAACTGGTTTTGGCGCAATAACACCCGTCGGTAATAATGCGAATGAATACTGGGAAAGTCTTGTAAAAGGCAAGAGCGGAGCCGCTCCTATTACTCTTTTTGATGCCACAAACTTTAAAACTAAGTTCGCTTGCGAGGTGAAAAACTTCAATCCATTAGATCATTTCGATAAGAAAGAAGCTAAAAAAATGGATAGAAACACCCAACTTGGGCTAGTTGCTGCGAGAGAAGCAGTAAGCCACTCAAGAATCATGGAAGACAATGTTGATAAAAACAGAGTCGGAGTGATTTGGGGATCAGGAATTGGTGGTTTAGAAACTTTCGAAACCGAGGTTTTGGGTTGGGCAAATACAGACATCCCAAGATTTAACCCTTTCTTTATTCCTAAAATGATTGCGGACATTACACCGGGACATATTTCTATAGAATATGGTTTCCATGGTCCCAATTACACTACAGTTTCTGCCTGTGCATCATCTGCAAATGCATTAATTGATTCAAAAATGCTTATTCAGCTCGGTAAAGCAGACGTTATTGTTTGTGGAGGGTCTGAAGCTGCCGTTACGGCAAGTGGCGTTGGAGGATTTAATGCAATGATGGCACTTTCTACAAGAAATGACAGTCCTACTACAGCATCAAGACCATTTGACAAAGACAGAGACGGATTTGTATTAGGTGAAGGTGCAGGTTCTATTATTCTTGAAGAGTACGAACACGCTGTAAAGCGTGGAGCAACAATTTATGCAGAATTATTAGGTGGCGGTATGAGTGCAGATGCACATCATATGACTGCACCTCATCCTGAAGGTTTGGGAGCTTATTTGGTAATGAAAAATTGTCTGGAAGATGCAGGATTAACTACTGATGAAGTAGATCATATCAATATGCATGGTACTTCTACTCCATTAGGAGATGTTGCAGAATCCAACGCAATTTCTAGATTATTAGGTGAGCATGCTTTTGACATTCAGATTAATTCTACAAAATCAATGACTGGTCATCTTTTGGGTGCAGCCGGTGTTATTGAAGCTATCGCTGCATTAGGAACTATTATTCACGGTATTGTTCCTCCTACAATCAACCATTTTACTGATGATGAAAACATCGACAGCAGATTAAATTTCACATTTAATGAAGCTGTAAAAAAAGATGTAAAAGTAGCCATGAGTAATACTTTCGGATTTGGTGGGCACAATGCTTGCGTTCTTTTTAAGAAAATCTAA
- a CDS encoding acyl carrier protein produces the protein MSDIASRVKAIIADKLDVEETEVTPEASFTNDLGADSLDTVELIMEFEKEFNIQIPDDQAEKITTVGHAIAYIEEVVNK, from the coding sequence ATGTCAGACATTGCATCAAGAGTAAAAGCTATCATCGCTGATAAGCTTGACGTTGAAGAAACAGAAGTAACTCCTGAGGCTAGCTTCACTAACGATTTAGGAGCTGATTCTTTGGATACCGTTGAATTAATTATGGAATTTGAAAAAGAATTCAACATTCAGATTCCTGATGATCAGGCTGAAAAAATTACTACTGTAGGTCACGCTATCGCTTATATCGAAGAAGTAGTAAATAAATAA
- the rpsU gene encoding 30S ribosomal protein S21, protein MLIIPVKDGESIDRALKKYKRKFDKTGTVRQLRSRQAFIKPSVTLRQSRLKAAYKQRGLSKEEQA, encoded by the coding sequence ATGTTAATAATACCTGTAAAAGATGGTGAATCCATCGATAGAGCACTTAAAAAATACAAGAGAAAATTTGATAAAACTGGTACAGTTCGTCAATTAAGATCTAGACAAGCTTTTATTAAGCCTTCTGTAACTCTTAGACAATCTAGGCTGAAAGCAGCTTATAAGCAAAGAGGATTAAGCAAGGAAGAACAAGCTTAA
- a CDS encoding tyrosine-type recombinase/integrase translates to MRDKFLDYLQFEKRYSPHTITSYRRDLDDFYSFYLKTESSEDLLKVDKKIIRNFVVELSENGISKRTVNRKLSTLRSFYLFLLKLGEIEVSPVESISSLKFYPEKQIPISQEEMEILQDEVFSDVEDLLAKSIVEVLYQTGIRKSELCGLIFERVNLEENELKILGKGNKERYIPISENLSFLLKDYCKIRKPQEEFKSYFFINKKGKKLTEKFVYVVVNKYLSLITSKQKRSPHILRHSFATHVLDNGAEISKVKKILGHSSLASTQVYTNANIEQLKKVFNQSHPRAIKKEEL, encoded by the coding sequence ATGCGAGATAAATTTTTAGATTATTTACAATTTGAAAAAAGGTATTCGCCTCATACCATTACAAGTTATCGTCGTGATCTCGACGATTTTTATTCTTTTTATCTTAAAACAGAATCTTCTGAAGACCTTCTTAAAGTTGACAAAAAAATAATTAGAAATTTTGTTGTCGAATTGAGCGAAAATGGTATTTCCAAAAGAACGGTTAACCGAAAGCTTTCTACGCTTCGTAGTTTTTATCTATTCCTTCTAAAGCTGGGCGAAATTGAAGTTTCTCCGGTTGAAAGCATATCTTCATTGAAATTCTATCCCGAAAAGCAAATTCCCATCTCTCAGGAAGAAATGGAAATCTTGCAGGATGAGGTTTTTTCGGATGTAGAAGATTTGCTTGCGAAATCTATTGTCGAAGTTTTATACCAAACAGGAATTCGTAAATCTGAACTTTGTGGCTTGATATTTGAACGGGTGAACTTAGAAGAAAATGAACTTAAAATCTTAGGAAAAGGCAATAAAGAAAGGTATATACCTATTTCTGAAAATTTGAGTTTTTTGCTTAAAGACTATTGTAAGATACGAAAACCACAAGAGGAATTTAAGTCTTATTTTTTTATCAATAAAAAGGGAAAAAAACTCACAGAAAAATTTGTCTATGTAGTAGTTAATAAGTACCTTAGTCTTATAACTTCTAAACAAAAAAGAAGTCCTCATATTTTAAGGCACAGCTTCGCGACGCATGTTTTAGATAATGGGGCAGAGATATCAAAAGTAAAAAAAATATTGGGTCATTCAAGTCTTGCAAGCACACAAGTGTACACTAATGCCAATATTGAACAGTTGAAAAAAGTGTTTAATCAGTCTCATCCAAGAGCAATTAAAAAAGAAGAATTATGA
- a CDS encoding HPF/RaiA family ribosome-associated protein has translation MKISVQAIGLTPHEPLESHVDKKVSKLGTFYDKIQECKVFLKVENNADKTNKTTELILVVPGDDIVVKKTSSSFEESLDLCVDAAKKLLIKKKELA, from the coding sequence ATGAAGATTTCAGTACAAGCAATCGGCTTAACTCCACACGAACCACTAGAGTCACACGTAGACAAAAAAGTAAGTAAACTAGGCACGTTTTATGACAAAATTCAGGAATGCAAAGTGTTTTTGAAAGTTGAAAACAATGCAGACAAAACAAATAAAACCACCGAATTGATTTTGGTCGTTCCGGGTGATGATATTGTTGTAAAAAAGACATCTTCGAGTTTTGAAGAAAGTTTAGATCTATGTGTTGATGCGGCTAAGAAACTGTTAATCAAGAAAAAAGAACTAGCGTAG
- a CDS encoding response regulator transcription factor, which translates to MNILLLEDDLILSAELSKFLESNQFTCDKIYDGETFLRQIKNNSYDLYLLDINVPKVNGLDVCQTIRSFDKNTPIIIISAYGDISDKKDAFTRLADDYLVKPFQFEELLLRMNSLLRRKVPSDNIDLDIIRIDDLIINKTDQKVFRAGNEIALTLKEFQLLVYLAEAQGRTVSKQQITENVWEHNFNTNTNTVEVYINFLRKKIDKEYKVKLIHTRSGFGYYLNPL; encoded by the coding sequence ATGAACATTCTCTTATTAGAAGACGACCTTATTCTCTCTGCAGAGTTGAGTAAATTTTTAGAATCAAATCAATTTACATGTGATAAAATTTATGACGGCGAAACTTTTCTGCGTCAGATAAAGAATAACAGCTATGATCTTTATCTTTTAGACATTAATGTTCCAAAAGTAAACGGGCTTGATGTTTGCCAAACCATTCGCTCTTTTGATAAAAATACCCCGATTATTATTATTTCTGCTTACGGCGATATTTCCGATAAGAAAGATGCCTTTACGAGACTGGCAGATGATTATTTGGTGAAACCTTTTCAGTTTGAAGAATTGTTGCTTAGAATGAACTCACTTTTAAGAAGAAAAGTACCTTCCGATAATATAGATTTGGATATTATAAGGATTGATGATTTAATTATCAATAAAACCGACCAAAAAGTTTTCCGTGCAGGAAATGAAATTGCTTTAACTTTAAAAGAGTTCCAGCTTCTTGTTTATCTTGCAGAAGCACAGGGAAGGACGGTTTCTAAACAGCAGATCACCGAAAATGTTTGGGAACATAATTTTAATACGAATACCAATACGGTAGAAGTTTACATTAATTTTCTAAGAAAAAAAATCGACAAAGAGTACAAAGTAAAGCTGATACACACGAGATCAGGTTTTGGGTATTACCTAAATCCTTTATAA
- a CDS encoding HAMP domain-containing sensor histidine kinase, with translation MSLKRKIALTLSVSFSLLFGVVLIIIYISFNDFRREEFKDRFVRRLGFTTNFISKSKNFENEAPIFFNENSDNFLLNETILIFNSNKELIYSTIKDQKVTWNKELLTELDKKKDIYNEDAVPEIYAALKNINGENYYILTSAYDTNGKSKLEYLKYLLITAFITCTLLIGFFSYYFMGKFLQPLEDLNKEISEVTAHKLTKQIPVEQSNDEINILAKSFNTMISRLNDVFQSQKDFTASASHEIRTPITRMAFQLENLIKLEQHSPETLSALKQMLKDVYQLSDLTNSLLLLTKFDKENIQSIYEEVRIDEVIFESFDRVQKSYPNLKMDFLISEETQENAFLTINGVQSLLEIVFINLLKNAAVYSDNADVKILITENETHLSVDVFSEGNTISEEEQPKLFEAFMRGNNSQNISGSGLGLRIAKRILEYHNAKIQYNSPSENMNKFSVIFNK, from the coding sequence ATGTCTTTAAAAAGAAAGATTGCACTTACTTTAAGCGTTTCGTTTTCGCTGCTTTTTGGGGTGGTTTTAATCATTATTTATATTTCGTTTAATGATTTCCGAAGGGAAGAGTTTAAAGACCGATTTGTAAGGCGATTAGGATTTACTACCAATTTTATTTCAAAATCTAAAAATTTTGAGAACGAAGCACCTATCTTTTTTAATGAAAACTCAGATAATTTTCTTCTCAATGAAACCATTTTGATTTTTAATTCTAACAAAGAACTTATTTATAGTACGATAAAAGATCAAAAAGTAACCTGGAATAAAGAACTTCTTACAGAACTCGACAAGAAAAAAGACATTTATAACGAAGATGCCGTTCCGGAAATATATGCCGCTTTAAAAAACATTAATGGAGAAAATTATTACATTCTCACCAGTGCCTACGATACCAACGGAAAATCGAAGCTTGAGTACTTGAAATATCTTTTAATTACTGCTTTTATTACTTGTACTTTGTTGATCGGTTTTTTCAGTTATTATTTTATGGGGAAATTTCTTCAGCCTTTGGAAGATTTGAACAAAGAGATTTCTGAAGTTACGGCTCATAAACTGACAAAACAAATTCCGGTGGAGCAATCCAATGATGAAATCAATATTCTGGCGAAGTCTTTTAATACGATGATTTCAAGATTGAATGATGTTTTTCAGTCACAAAAAGATTTTACGGCAAGTGCGTCCCACGAAATTAGAACTCCGATTACGAGAATGGCTTTCCAGCTGGAGAATTTAATTAAACTCGAGCAACATTCTCCTGAAACCCTTTCCGCTCTGAAACAGATGCTGAAAGATGTTTATCAATTGTCTGATCTTACCAATTCACTGTTACTTCTCACAAAATTTGATAAAGAAAATATTCAGAGTATTTATGAAGAAGTAAGAATAGATGAAGTGATTTTCGAATCATTCGATCGGGTACAAAAAAGTTATCCCAATCTTAAGATGGATTTCCTTATTTCTGAAGAAACGCAGGAAAATGCTTTTCTTACAATTAATGGAGTTCAGTCACTTTTAGAAATTGTTTTTATTAATTTATTGAAAAATGCTGCAGTGTATTCTGATAATGCTGATGTGAAAATTTTAATCACCGAAAATGAAACTCATCTTTCGGTAGACGTTTTTTCAGAAGGCAATACGATTTCAGAAGAAGAGCAGCCAAAGCTTTTTGAAGCTTTCATGCGCGGGAATAATTCTCAAAATATTTCCGGCTCTGGTCTTGGGCTTCGAATAGCAAAAAGAATTTTAGAATATCATAATGCAAAAATTCAATACAATTCTCCTTCTGAAAACATGAATAAGTTTAGCGTGATTTTCAATAAGTAA